One Heptranchias perlo isolate sHepPer1 chromosome 2, sHepPer1.hap1, whole genome shotgun sequence DNA segment encodes these proteins:
- the skida1 gene encoding SKI/DACH domain-containing protein 1 has protein sequence MRNVELRSRCFFPANVGHNLGGEMGDLESGYEEVDGVRLGYLIIKGKQMFALSQVFTNLLKNIPRTTVHKRMDHLNVEKHHCDLEELRKLKAINSIAFHAAKCTLISREDVEALYTSCKTERVLKTKRRKINRTLLATELKQEKNPTDRYASFLKENKVWLSLNGKPQPLAGMSKALQGDSSSLPASNLPQFYSKFTSHSYTEMVRSHCKTPQNYETAEISSNCVAFHSNHSLFRSMICRHPVFYQSAIAYYPKSQNATGLTYYFRRKSSCEITQKHLGSSSTAKRVLLAAAAPKSCKTKGGDQRLNKFHLASGLHCNQGPLQESCSSDSESSSFSDRADNDSDFGSSLSSSSNSVSSDEEEEDSVSESSDVTSASDEDSSSESDSSSVSSQVSVQSIRFRRTSFSSICSKPLVLTQPSFHYQFQAKNNNVVYETADSDLLEGKTSHCNLKSATIVKRNEQNWTIKSHNVCCSTGYGSCFAEINNDRISEIAFPHSEISHYLKRTESTINCAKEGGPAPSPKGNTEFPQQRTLTESKKCLGASISHCAEENNVTIVSEPTDNDSPLAVNVEKESKIGNFIALSSAFQSLNTDSSLGPAVQIQSDDADMGQAIMHNITVKLEENSCEEEYGYVSPQPRKKIKYACNVSKQAVTTLSENKIRDCFSTKAKESYVCFEKATTSQNVSRRSEDLQRTLNIPVLEDCEFRNGARIRRNYRTLVLGKQHTLQSSSVKPIVKSENPRITGKTDVHEGTLEEFAGTNKRKRVANGVASTVKRPFNFMANFPSPPSLIIGNDGDLCPAYSLNSTKDPEAPQKAHPVWKWQMGGAAIPLPPSHKFRRFNL, from the coding sequence ATGAGGAATGTCGAATTGCGCAGTCGATGTTTTTTTCCAGCGAATGTGGGACATAATTTAGGTGGCGAAATGGGAGACTTGGAGTCGGGTTATGAAGAGGTGGATGGCGTGAGACTTGGTTATCTTATAATTAAGGGGAAACAAATGTTTGCGCTTTCCCAAGTATTCACTAATCTGCTGAAAAATATACCCAGGACAACCGTACACAAAAGGATGGACCATCTAAACGTAGAGAAACATCACTGCGATTTGGAAGAATTAAGAAAACTCAAGGCAATAAATTCTATTGCTTTTCATGCAGCTAAATGCACTCTAATTTCTCGTGAAGACGTGGAAGCCCTGTACACTTCGTGCAAAACTGAGCGAGTTCTTAAgacaaagaggagaaaaataaacagaaccttgttaGCAACCGAACTCAAACAGGAGAAAAACCCCACTGATCGCTACGCAAGTTTTTTGAAAGAGAACAAAGTTTGGTTGAGTTTGAATGGAAAGCCCCAGCCTTTGGCTGGAATGAGCAAGGCTTTGCAAGGAGACAGCAGCTCGCTACCGGCCTCCAATCTACCTCAATTCTACAGCAAATTTACCAGCCACAGTTACACTGAAATGGTCCGATCACATTGCAAAACCCCTCAAAACTATGAAACTGCGGAAATATCAAGTAACTGTGTAGCATTTCACTCAAATCACTCCTTATTTCGGAGCATGATTTGCAGGCATCCCGTATTTTACCAATCCGCCATCGCCTATTACCCTAAGTCTCAAAACGCTACCGGTTTGACGTATTATTTCAGGCGCAAAAGTTCGTGTGAAATCACTCAAAAACATTTGGGGAGTTCAAGCACTGCAAAGCGAGTCTTGCTGGCGGCAGCTGCTCCTAAATCTTGCAAAACTAAAGGAGGGGATCAGCGCTTGAATAAATTTCATCTTGCCAGCGGACTGCATTGTAACCAGGGGCCCTTGCAAGAAAGCTGCAGCAGCGATTCTGAGTCGAGCTCCTTCTCTGATCGCGCAGACAACGACTCGGACTTTGGGTCAAGTTTGTCGAGTTCCAGCAACTCGGTTTCTTCGGACGAAGAAGAGGAGGACTCGGTGTCCGAATCCTCCGACGTAACCTCGGCCAGTGACGAAGACAGCTCGTCCGAATCTGATTCTAGCTCCGTTTCCAGCCAAGTTTCGGTTCAAAGCATACGATTCAGGCGCACCAGTTTCTCGAGCATCTGCAGCAAACCTCTCGTCTTAACGCAGCCGAGTTTCCACTACCAGTTCCAAGCCAAAAACAATAATGTAGTGTATGAAACAGCCGATAGCGATCTCCTAGAAGGGAAAACTTCGCATTGTAATTTAAAGTCCGCGACTATTGTTAAGAGAAACGAGCAAAACTGGACTATTAAGTCACATAATGTGTGCTGCTCAACTGGCTATGGAAGTTGCTTTGCCGAGATAAATAATGATAGGATATCTGAGATCGCATTCCCACACTCTGAAATTTCACATTATCTAAAGAGGACTGAATCGACAATTAACTGTGCTAAAGAAGGGGGCCCTGCACCTAGCCCAAAGGGAAACACCGAGTTTCCACAACAAAGAACATTAACAGAGTCAAAGAAATGCCTTGGAGCATCTATATCACACTGTGCAGAAGAAAACAATGTGACAATAGTTTCCGAGCCCACAGACAATGATTCTCCATTAGCAGTAAATGTAGAAAAAGAATCGAAAATCGGCAATTTCATCGCACTGTCCTCAGCTTTCCAGAGTTTAAACACGGACAGCAGTCTGGGCCCCGCCGTCCAAATCCAGAGTGACGATGCAGACATGGGGCAAGCAATTATGCACAATATTACAGTAAAATTAGAAGAAAATAGCTGTGAGGAAGAGTACGGATATGTGAGTCCACAGCCTAGAAAGAAAATCAAGTATGCGTGCAATGTATCGAAGCAAGCAGTGACCACTTTAAGTGAAAATAAAATACGAGACTGTTTTTCGACAAAAGCAAAGGAAAGCTATGTGTGCTTTGAAAAAGCCACCACTTCCCAAAATGTATCCAGACGAAGCGAAGACCTTCAACGCACTTTAAACATTCCAGTATTAGAGGACTGCGAATTTCGAAATGGTGCAAGAATAAGAAGGAATTACAGGACTTTAGTGTTGGGGAAACAGCACACTTTGCAAAGCTCATCAGTCAAACCAATTGTGAAATCAGAGAATCCGCGTATTACAGGTAAAACAGATGTGCATGAAGGAACACTAGAAGAATTTGCTGGTACAAATAAACGTAAACGAGTAGCCAATGGTGTAGCATCTACGGTGAAAAGGCCATTTAATTTCATGGCAAATTTTCCCTCTCCACCGTCACTAATTATTGGCAACGATGGGGATTTGTGCCCTGCGTATTCACTGAACTCTACTAAGGATCCCGAAGCACCTCAGAAGGCCCATCCCGTGTGGAAATGGCAGATGGGTGGTGCTGCAATACCTCTCCCGCCTAGCCATAAATTCAGACGATTTAACTTATGA